The genomic region TATATTTTGTGGAAATTACCCCTGTATTTCAATTTTTTCAATAAACCCCAAAAGGAATGGGTCAGAACCCAACGGGATAGTTTAGTATCTTGAGAATCATAGGTTCTATTTAGTTCTGACTGTTGGCTATTGACCCTTAAGCGTCAACAGTTAACGGTCAACCCACAATTTTAAATGGCATGAAAGTTGCTTATCTGATTAATCAATATCCTAAAGTTAGTCACAGTTTTATTCGTCGGGAAATTTTAGCCGTTGAAGCTCAAGGACTGGAGATCAGTCGGTTCTCAATTCGGTCTTTAGAATCAGAATTAATTGATCCAGCCGATCAACAGGAATCTGAAAAAACTCGGTTTATTCTGAAAGTGGGGATTTGGGGTTTACTCAGTCATTTATTACAAGTTGGACTCACTCATCCTCAACGTTTATGGCAGACAGGAAGATTAGCATTAAAATTAGGTTGGGGTTCAGAACGAGGTGTTTTCCTACACGGTATTTATCTGGCGGAAGCTTGTGTTTTATTCCATTGGTTATCTCAAGACAAAATTGACCATCTTCATGTTCATTTTGGAACCAATTCCGCTACCGTTGCGTTATTATGTCAGGCTTTAGGCGGCCCCCCCTATAGTATGACGATACATGGGCCGGAGGAATTTGATAAGGTAGGAGCGATCGCATTACCGGAAAAAATCAAACGCGCTCAATTTGTAGTAGCTATTAGTTCCTTTGGAAAAAGTCAATGTCAACGCTGGTGTGATTATCAAGATTGGTCAAAAATTCAGATTGTCCATTGTGGTGTTGATCCGATGTTTTTGGATCATCCTTTGGTTCGGTTACCTTCAGAACGTCGCTTCGTTTGTGTCGGTCGTTTAAGTGAGCAAAAAGGTCATTTATTGTTAGTAGAAGCCGTTAACCAACTGGTCAAGGCTGGATTTGAGTTTAAATTAATTTTTGTGGGAGATGGCCCCCTGCGCCCAGAGATTGAACAATTAATTAATCGCTTAGGGTTAGACAATTATATTGAAATTACAGGTTGGGCAACCAATACTCAAGTCCAACAACAGATTTTATCCTCCCAGGTGTTTGTATTACCCAGTTTTGCGGAAGGCTTACCCGTTGTTCTGATGGAAGCCTTAGCTTTATCTCGTCCGGTGATTAGTACCTATATTGCTGGAATTCCAGAATTAGTCGAACCGGGGAAAAACGGTTGGTTAGTTCCTGCTGGGTCTTTAGAGGATTTAACCCTAGCTCTCAAAACCGCCTTAACAACTTCTATAGAAGAATTAACAACAATGGGCAAATTTGGAACCCTGAAAGTAGCTGAACATCATAATATCGACATTGAAGCCCAAAAACTCATTCGCCTATTTCAAGGGGACTCAATTCTCAATCCCGACCTGAAACCGTAAGGGCTTGTCAATCGAGGAAAGGTGTGTTATATTAATAAATTGTGCGGGCGATTAGCACAGTGGTAGCGCACTTCCTTCACACGGAAGGGGTCACAGGTTCAAATCCTGTATCGCCCATTGTTGACGATAACCTGTAAACCCTTCAGTGTAAAGTAATTGCGCTACCACTGCACTATCGCCCTTACTTGTATCCAGTTAGTTACTCTTCAAGGATACAAGATAGATACAAGTTTGACAGTAACCCTTCATATCACCTCTACCCTTACCTTGCCTGCTAACTTTTAGATTTACTTCCCTTTGTATGTAACTTAGGGAAGTAAGCAGAACTTTTTGATGATCGTCAAAAATTTTCCCCCAATCCGTAGACTTTAAAGTTATCTTCCCGATGTATGTACGACGGGAAGTTGTCTCGTCCAGTCATTAGGAATGGTAGGCATGATTTTATGAACTTTTGTTAATATAAGCCAGTAGTATCACGCAGCACAAGTTAAGTTCTCTTCTGTATTGCTGTAGGTATCAAAGAGAGTTTGGGTTAAAGAACCACTAGATTTGGAAGATTTACGTTTTTTCTTATTGTCTAATTGGCTTTGAGGTGGGGATTGTATTGGTTTTAATGAGCCTAAAAGTTTGGAGGAAAAGCAGCCAGAGTTTACGAACCCAAGTTCGCAAGAGCGATTTATGTTGTGGTGGGATTCAATCATAGCGATCGCTTCAACTGGTAGACTTTGATATGGAGAAGGCGATCGCATCACTGAAAGCGGGTGAACCTGTGATTCCGGTGTGGTTAGATGTAATTCATCTGCGGGTAGCAAAGATATTAGCAGGCTAGAGAAATCATAAAAAACATCCAACAAATTTGGCAAAGGGTTGGATAAATTGTAAAGTGAAGGCTGTGAGACTAAGGGGAAGTCGCATGGCTAGGCAAAAGAAACCCGACCAAAGAGCGATCGCGCAATACAAACACGAAAACCAACAAAGGGTTAATAACCCACCGATCGGACTGGTTACGCCAGATACCGATCCAGATGGGGATAACAAAAAATATGCCTATGACCCTCACCTTGACCCGCAGTTAGTTTGGGCAGGTAAGGCGGAACATACTAGCTTTGAAGTGCCAACAGTATCGCTGCACGTTCACGAACGCATCGATCCGCGCAGCATTATTGAAGCAGTACGGAAGCGTAACCCAAATCAAGGTTTTCAGTTATCTCTATTTGAGCAACCAGAAGAAAATCCTCCCATTCGTCAAGCCATTGAATTTTACAAGCACAAGCATAACTGGAGTAACCGCTTAGTAGCTGGAGACTCGCTTTTAGTGATGAATTCCCTGTTAGAAAAAGAGGGAATGGCGGGGCAAGTGCAGATGATTTATTTCGATCCGCCTTATGGAATTAAATACGGTTCCAACTTTCAGCCATTTGTGAATAAGCGGGATGTGAAAGATGGTAAGGATGAAGATTTGACTCAAGAACCGGAAACGATTAAAGCATTTCGAGATACTTGGGAGTTGGGGATTCATTCTTATTTGACTTATTTAAGAGATAGATTGTTATTGGCGAGAGAGCTATTGTCGGAAAGTGGTAGCGTTTTTGTGCAAATTTCTGATGATAACTTGCATCTTGTTAGATGTTTGATGGATGAAATATTTGGATCTGATAACTTTTGTAGTCTTATCACTTTTCAGAAAACTGGTAGTATTGCATCAAATTTATTAGGTACAACCATTGATTTTATTATTTGGTATGCTTACGACAAGAAGAAAGC from Planktothrix sp. FACHB-1365 harbors:
- a CDS encoding glycosyltransferase gives rise to the protein MKVAYLINQYPKVSHSFIRREILAVEAQGLEISRFSIRSLESELIDPADQQESEKTRFILKVGIWGLLSHLLQVGLTHPQRLWQTGRLALKLGWGSERGVFLHGIYLAEACVLFHWLSQDKIDHLHVHFGTNSATVALLCQALGGPPYSMTIHGPEEFDKVGAIALPEKIKRAQFVVAISSFGKSQCQRWCDYQDWSKIQIVHCGVDPMFLDHPLVRLPSERRFVCVGRLSEQKGHLLLVEAVNQLVKAGFEFKLIFVGDGPLRPEIEQLINRLGLDNYIEITGWATNTQVQQQILSSQVFVLPSFAEGLPVVLMEALALSRPVISTYIAGIPELVEPGKNGWLVPAGSLEDLTLALKTALTTSIEELTTMGKFGTLKVAEHHNIDIEAQKLIRLFQGDSILNPDLKP
- a CDS encoding site-specific DNA-methyltransferase; this translates as MARQKKPDQRAIAQYKHENQQRVNNPPIGLVTPDTDPDGDNKKYAYDPHLDPQLVWAGKAEHTSFEVPTVSLHVHERIDPRSIIEAVRKRNPNQGFQLSLFEQPEENPPIRQAIEFYKHKHNWSNRLVAGDSLLVMNSLLEKEGMAGQVQMIYFDPPYGIKYGSNFQPFVNKRDVKDGKDEDLTQEPETIKAFRDTWELGIHSYLTYLRDRLLLARELLSESGSVFVQISDDNLHLVRCLMDEIFGSDNFCSLITFQKTGSIASNLLGTTIDFIIWYAYDKKKAKYHQLYLEREQGNTSLDRYDYIELKDGSNRRLTIDEIRGKKSVPEGRRYQLTSLFSDGALSIPQEFEFEGVKFTPKVGTHWKTTIQGLTNLALQARIVRMGNTLRYKRYADDFPVIPLSDRWESIQIGTERQYVVQTSEVVIQRCLLMTTDPGDLVLDITCLRKGTKILTPSPTLHIHGEGARELKVPPSQGRAVSFSQIGDSI